A single Defluviitalea saccharophila DNA region contains:
- a CDS encoding ABC transporter substrate-binding protein, translating into MKKVSKTFAVLLAVMVAMTAFAGCGSKTQESVRTEEGTKTTTETAEPAEPVTIRIATMFGGTDPATEVYKKAIEDYMAANPNVKIVDESMTSIGDEYRTKIKTDYAAGNEPEIIFFYTAADAKPLIENGKVMAYDEIWKTYPEVGKDITDGIKESMREFDGKIYALPVTGFYEGLFVNKEIFEANGLELPTDWAKLEKAVEVLSTKGIVPIAGPLGQSHYLIEHFVLSAAGEEGHKDVFANGVNPDWYTAFNNIKAFYEKKAFSEDAINMDIEGSQMLFKNEKAAMILEGSWFIGGCDPALQEKMTVIPMPSFTNGKKDPTSIVAGFSSGYYISTKGYNDESKRDIIIDLVSYLTTADMIAKMAEANGGTPAASVKVPGLSSVASAGHAMVAAAKALNMPIDSRLTPEAFNYIVKQGTPYIAAGKSTPEAVLEEVRKIHLGE; encoded by the coding sequence ATGAAGAAGGTTTCTAAAACTTTTGCAGTTCTATTGGCAGTCATGGTAGCAATGACGGCATTTGCTGGATGTGGAAGTAAAACGCAGGAATCGGTAAGAACAGAAGAAGGAACAAAAACCACGACAGAAACAGCCGAACCAGCGGAACCTGTAACCATCCGAATCGCTACCATGTTTGGCGGCACAGATCCTGCTACTGAAGTATATAAAAAAGCTATTGAAGACTATATGGCCGCCAATCCAAATGTTAAGATTGTGGATGAATCCATGACTTCTATTGGAGACGAATATAGAACCAAGATTAAAACGGATTATGCAGCAGGGAATGAACCGGAAATCATATTCTTCTATACTGCAGCAGATGCAAAGCCTTTAATTGAAAATGGCAAAGTGATGGCATACGACGAAATATGGAAAACATACCCAGAAGTAGGTAAAGACATTACAGATGGGATTAAAGAATCCATGAGAGAATTTGATGGAAAGATTTATGCGCTTCCCGTTACAGGATTTTATGAAGGGTTATTTGTCAATAAAGAAATATTTGAAGCAAATGGATTAGAGCTGCCTACAGACTGGGCGAAACTTGAAAAGGCTGTTGAAGTATTAAGTACCAAAGGGATTGTTCCCATTGCAGGGCCTTTAGGACAATCTCACTACTTAATTGAACATTTTGTTTTATCGGCAGCAGGAGAAGAGGGACATAAAGATGTCTTTGCTAACGGCGTAAATCCTGATTGGTATACAGCTTTTAATAATATTAAAGCTTTTTATGAAAAGAAAGCATTCTCTGAAGATGCAATCAATATGGACATTGAAGGGTCACAAATGCTTTTTAAAAACGAAAAGGCAGCTATGATTCTGGAAGGTTCCTGGTTCATTGGGGGCTGTGATCCGGCGCTTCAGGAAAAAATGACTGTTATCCCCATGCCATCCTTTACAAATGGCAAAAAAGATCCTACTTCTATCGTTGCCGGCTTTTCATCCGGTTACTATATCAGTACGAAAGGATACAATGATGAATCTAAAAGAGATATCATCATTGATTTGGTAAGCTACCTAACAACAGCCGATATGATTGCAAAAATGGCTGAAGCCAATGGCGGAACCCCTGCTGCATCCGTTAAAGTACCGGGACTTAGCAGCGTTGCTTCTGCAGGCCATGCAATGGTTGCCGCTGCAAAAGCCTTGAATATGCCTATTGATTCCAGATTAACACCGGAAGCATTCAACTATATTGTTAAACAGGGGACACCCTATATAGCTGCCGGCAAGTCGACACCGGAAGCTGTGCTTGAAGAAGTTAGAAAGATTCACTTAGGAGAATAG